The following nucleotide sequence is from Candidatus Methylomirabilota bacterium.
GGCTCGGCCACGTCGAACGCCAGGATGTAGGCGCCCAGCCGCTCGCGGGTGGTCGTCGGCTGCGCCTCGTCGCGCAGATCGAGCGCCGTATAGCCCGCGAACACCTTCACCTTGCTGATGCCGGCGCGGCGGAAGGTGTTGAATTTCTCGAGCGTCAGCTCGTCGCCGACCCTCCCGAGCGGCTCGCCCTTCTTGTTCTCCGGATCGGGCACGTCGACCGCGAGCAGGGTGCCCAGCACTTCGCGCTTCTGGGCGCGCCCCTCGAGCTTGCCGGTGATGTCGATGTCCTTCATGGCGTAGAACAGCTTCAGCACGTCGGCGTTGGTGCCGTAGCCGAAGGCCCGGAGCAGGGCCGTGGCCGGGAACTTCTTCTTCTTATCGATGTGGACGTAGACCACGTCGTGGATGTCGATCGTGAACTCGACCCACGAGCCCCGGAAGGGAATGATGCGCGCTGAGAACAGCCGCTGGCCGTTCGGGTGGATGCTCTCTTCGAACACCACGCCGGGGGAGCGGTGCAGCTGCGATACGATCACCCGCTCGGCGCCGTTGATGACGAACGTGCCCAGCGGGGTGAGGATCGGCAGCTCACCGAGATAGACTTCCTTCTCGATGATGTTCTTGGGGCGCTTGGTCTTGGTGGTCTCGCCCACTTCCTCCATCACGACCAGCTGCAGCGTCGCCTTCAGCGGGACCGAGTAGGTCATGTCCCGCTCGATGCACTCCTCCACGGAGTACTTGGCCTCCCCGAGCCCGTACTTCACGAACTCGAGCGAGTAGTTCCCGTTCACGTCCTGGACCGGAAACACGTCCTTGAACACCCGTTCCAGCCCGACGTCGGTGCGCTCGGCGCCCTTGCCGTCCGGCTGCAGGAGTGACTGGAACGCGCGCGTCTGGATATCGAGGAGATGCGGCATCGGCATCCCCTGATCGAGCTTCGCGAACGACAGCACCGGCAGCGTCTTCGTCATGTTCAAACCTCAAGCAAATGCGAAAGGGCCCCCGCCCCCCATCGGAACGCCGACCGGGGGTAGAGCGAGGGGCTCGTACCAGCGAGCAGGAGTGTGGCAAATCCGCGCATGTCGTCGCCCAAAGGAGACCCGAGTGCGGCCGGCGGGCCCGAGTGGCCCGCGGCGTCCGTCCCGGCGTCTACTTCAGTTCGACGGCCGCGCCCT
It contains:
- a CDS encoding DNA-directed RNA polymerase subunit beta, which produces MTKTLPVLSFAKLDQGMPMPHLLDIQTRAFQSLLQPDGKGAERTDVGLERVFKDVFPVQDVNGNYSLEFVKYGLGEAKYSVEECIERDMTYSVPLKATLQLVVMEEVGETTKTKRPKNIIEKEVYLGELPILTPLGTFVINGAERVIVSQLHRSPGVVFEESIHPNGQRLFSARIIPFRGSWVEFTIDIHDVVYVHIDKKKKFPATALLRAFGYGTNADVLKLFYAMKDIDITGKLEGRAQKREVLGTLLAVDVPDPENKKGEPLGRVGDELTLEKFNTFRRAGISKVKVFAGYTALDLRDEAQPTTTRERLGAYILAFDVAEPETGEVLAEAGRELSDALKKKLLKAGVTKVDVLLPPGRSESPLIKNTLLKDPTHSEAEALEQIYALLRPGEAPNLETARQALERLFFHPKRYDLGRVGRYKINQRLKVNVPKDNTVLTEDDFIAIIRYLIELREGRGYTDDIDHLGNRRVR